One stretch of Podospora pseudoanserina strain CBS 124.78 chromosome 4, whole genome shotgun sequence DNA includes these proteins:
- the ARO4 gene encoding 3-deoxy-7-phosphoheptulonate synthase (COG:E; EggNog:ENOG503NVDJ), whose protein sequence is MIPYNTSLTMPGLDMAPLQADDMRVLGQDPLIPPALLISEIPITEDALQTVVKGRRDAVGVIMGRNDRLLVIVGPCSIHDPATAIEYAHRLKALSDKLSEDLVIVMRAYLEKPRTTVGWKGLINDPDIDETFKINKGLRVSRQLFRDLTSTGMPIATEMLDTISPQFLADLISVGAIGARTTESQLHRELASGLSFPIGFKNGTDGSLGVAIDAIGAAAAKHHFMGVTKQGLAAITRTSGNEHGFVILRGGTKGTNYDKASVQAAKETLVKKGQKLAIMIDCSHGNSNKDHRNQPKVAATVAEQLREGETAIIGVMIESNINEGNQKVPAEGPAALKKGVSITDACINWENTVAVLEDLAAAVRERRKVNAGKEAAAEAKTTPLEED, encoded by the exons ATGATACCCTATAATACATCGCTCACCATGCCCGGACTCGATATGGCGCCTCTTCAGGCCGATGACATGAGAG TGTTGGGTCAAGATCCCCTCATTCCCCCTGCCCTTCTTATTTCTGAGATCCCCATCACCGAGGATGCTCTGCAAACAGTAGTAAAGGGCAGACGTGATGCCGTCGGCGTCATCATGGGCCGCAACGACCGTCTCCTGGTCATCGTGGGCCCATGCTCCATCCACgaccccgccaccgccattgAGTACGCACACAGACTCAAGGCTCTCTCCGACAAGCTCTCAGAGgacctcgtcatcgtcatgCGCGCTTACCTCGAGAAGCCACGCACCACCGTTGGCTGGAAGGGTCTGATCAACGACCCTGATATCGATGAGACCTTCAAGATCAATAAGGGTCTCCGCGTATCCAGACAGCTCTTCCGtgacctcacctccaccggcaTGCCCATCGCTACCGAGATGTTGGACACCATCTCTCCTCAGTTCTTGGCCGACCTGATCTCAGTTGGTGCCATCGGTGCCCGTACCACCGAGTCTCAGCTCCACCGTGAGCTCGCCTCTGGCCTGTCCTTCCCCATCGGCTTCAAGAACGGAACCGATGGcagtcttggtgttgctATCGATGCCATCggtgctgccgctgccaagCATCACTTCATGGGTGTAACCAAACAGGGTCTTGCTGCCATCACTCGTACCAGTGGGAACGAGCACGGCTTCGTCATTCTCAGAGGTGGCACCAAGGGCACCAACTACGACAAGGCCAGCGTCCAGGCTGCCAAGGAGACCCTTGTCAAGAAGGGTCAAAAGCTCGCTATCATGATTGACTGCTCTCACG GTAACTCTAACAAGGACCACCGCAACCAGCCCAAAGTGGCCGCCACCGTCGCCGAGCAGCTCCGCGAGGGCGAGACCGCCATCATTGGTGTCATGATTGAGTCCAACATCAACGAGGGCAACCAGAAGGTACCTGCCGAGGGCCCTGCCGCTCTCAAGAAGGGCGTCTCCATCACCGATGCCTGCATCAACTGGGAGAACACCGTGGCCGTCCTCGAGgacctcgccgccgccgttcgCGAGCGCCGCAAGGTCAACGCTGGCAAGGAGGCCgctgccgaggccaagaccaccccgttggaggaggattaG
- a CDS encoding hypothetical protein (EggNog:ENOG503P3HR; COG:S): MPISTTPRSVSDATRFTATTPHADSKTARFSKPPNTSSLPPSGGSPEGNPIRIETPDEKVARLRAAHQRAKLANVSKLEQYLAVGRSLADKGHRLSVMALIGFSGLGIVATAYTFYDMMVLNRKRKAEWIETQKQLEADELAQARLAYMTGKADEDQIALVEEVMERERQQGMAGKTSFFEKIPSGFAPAERTHSPSVTEVVSWPSSAAPVPEQQGEGEKKKGLWTWLTANLKKEEEGEEVMGKERRLGWESLSEEDDGMGVRDSDLVRASEGRGVARGLKEKAREAFEKEKENERRGGVLDRIGLEEKQEGEKRKKGWFW; the protein is encoded by the exons atgccaatatccaccacccctcgcAGCGTCTCCGACGCAACCCGCTTCacagccacaaccccccacgCCGACTCCAAAACCGCCCGCTTCAgcaaaccccccaacacctcctccctgccCCCATCAGGGGGTTCTCCAGAAGGGAACCCAATCCGGATCGAAACCCCCGACGAAAAAGTCGCCCGCCTCCGCGCCGCCCACCAAAGAGCCAAACTCGCCAATGTCTCCAAGCTAGAGCAGTACCTCGCCGTAGGCCGCTCCCTAGCCGACAAGGGGCACCGTTTGTCAGTCATGGCACTGATAGGCTTCTCCG GCCTCGGCATAGTAGCAACAGCCTACACCTTCTACGACATGATGGTCCTCAACCGCAAGCGCAAAGCAGAATGGATCGAGACCCAAAAGCAACTCGAGGCCGACGAGCTCGCCCAGGCCAGACTGGCGTACATGACTGGCAAGGCGGACGAGGACCAAATCGCGCTTGTAGAAGAAGTCATGGAAAGAGAGCGGCAGCAAGGAATGGCGGGGAAGACGTCGTTCTTTGAGAAAATCCCCAGCGGGTTCGCTCCTGCGGAAAGGACACACTCCCCAAGTGTGACGGAGGTTGTGAgctggccttcttctgctgcgcCGGTGCCAGAGCAacagggagagggggaaaagaagaaggggctCTGGACTTGGCTGACTGCTAATctgaaaaaggaggaggaaggggaggaggtgatgggtaaggagaggaggttaGGGTGGGAGTCGTtgagtgaggaggatgatgggatgggcgTGAGGGATAGCGATCTTGTCCGGGCgtcggaggggaggggggtggccagggggttgaaggagaaggcgagggaggcgtttgagaaggagaaggagaatgagaggagggggggggtgttggatcggattgggttggaggagaaacaggagggggagaagaggaagaaggggtggttttggtag
- a CDS encoding hypothetical protein (COG:U; EggNog:ENOG503NY96): MERRSLSHRRLPSDPELDRFPGPSRAATRSDGPSSQPSPSNEFTVPKTIEPEYVEGFKLAALLASVTVVVFLMMLDTSILATAIPRITDEFESLEDVGWYAAIYQLASAALQPLTGKIYQKFSTQWTFITFFAIFEIGSAICGASVASWMLITGRAIAGIGGAGLINGALTILGTSVSMSRRPTYTGIMMGFSQLGIIAGPLVGGAFTSYVSWRWCFYINLPIGALVIVALSFVHIPDAFQKRRAMDVLRRIYIELDLLGFALLTPAAVQLMLALSWGGDKYPWNSPIIIGLFSGAGATTIVFLVWDWYLGDVALVPLSLVTQRQVWTSAITNCFLLFIVYVASFFLPIYFQAVHGATPIMSGVYVMASIVSQLILAVIVGPLVQKTGYIIPYTIFSASIGAVSNGLCSTFSPTTPPVQYILYQILGGIGRGAGMQMPLLAIQAILPPQDIAMGTCILVFVQNLGISILLAGANTIFGETLQNELSQAVPYSREILQAGATRFREVVKEGDLDVVLEAWSRSIGKVFYMAAAAGGVAVFTALGMGWVDIRKGKAGGRGRGAEGDLEDD, from the exons ATGGAGAGAAGGTCGCTTTCCCATCGCCGTCTGCCTTCAGATCCAGAACTCGATAGATTCCCCGGTCCTTCAAGAGCTGCGACAAGAAGCGACGGCCCCTCAAGTCAGCCAAGTCCCTCGAATGAGTTCACCGTGCCCAAGACTATTGAGCCCGAATATGTCGAAGGATTCAAGCTGGCCGCCTTGCTGGCCTCTGTCACAGTCGTTGTCTTTTTGATGATGCTTGATacctccatcctcgccactGCA ATACCTCGCATTACGGATGAGTTCGAATCCCTCGAAGACGTCGGATGGTATGCCGCCATCTACCAACTCGCCAGCGCcgcccttcaacccctcacaGGCAAGATTTACCAGAAGTTCAGCACCCAATGGACCTTCATCACCTTCTTCGCGATCTTCGAGATTGGTTCTGCCATCTGCGGCGCCTCAGTCGCCTCCTGGATGCTCATCACTGGTCGCGCTATCGCCGGGATCGGGGGGGCGGGCCTCATCAACGGAGCTCTCACCATCCTCGGAACATCAGTATCCATGAGTCGGCGGCCAACATACACCGGAATCATGATGGGCTTCTCGCAGCTTGGCATCATTGCTGGTCCCCTCGTTGGTGGGGCCTTCACCTCTTACGTTTCCTGGCGCTGGTGCTTctacatcaacctcccaatCGGCGCTCTTGTCATCGTTGCGCTCTCCTTTGTCCACATACCAGACGCCTTCCAGAAACGGCGCGCTATGGACGTCCTTCGTCGCATCTACATCGAGCTCGACCTCCTCGGATTCGCACTGCTAACACCGGCAGCTGTCCAACTGATGCTAGCGCTGTCATGGGGCGGTGACAAATACCCATGGaactcccccatcatcattggCCTCTTCTCCGGAGCTGGCGCAACGACGATAGTCTTCCTCGTCTGGGACTGGTACCTCGGCGACGTAGCCCTCGTCCCACTCTCCCTCGTTACCCAACGACAAGTCTGGACCAGCGCCATCACAAActgcttcctcctcttcatcgtctaCGTCGCGAGTTTCTTTTTGCCAATATACTTCCAAGCCGTCCACGGCGCAACCCCCATCATGTCAGGCGTGTACGTCATGGCCAGCATCGTCAGCCAGCTCATCCTAGCTGTCATCGTCGGTCCGCTTG TTCAAAAAACGGGCTATATAATCCCCTACAccatcttctccgcctccatcgGCGCCGTCTCCAACGGTCTCtgctcaaccttctcccccaccacgcCTCCAGTGCAGTACATCCTCTACCAAATCCTCGGCGGCATCGGCCGCGGCGCGGGAATGCAGATGCCCCTCCTAGCAATCCAAGCCATCCTCCCGCCGCAGGACATAGCAATGGGGACATGCATCCTGGTCTTTGTCCAAAACCTCGGtatctccatcctccttgCTGGAGCTAACACCATATTTGGGGAAACCCTTCAAAATGAACTATCCCAAGCAGTTCCGTACAGCAGGGAGATCCTCCAAGCGGGCGCGACGAGATTTAGGGAGGTGGTCAAAGAGGGGGATTTGGATGTTGTGTTGGAGGCTTGGTCGAGGAGTATAGGTAAGGTGTTTTACAtggctgctgcggcgggaggggtggcGGTTTTTACGgctttggggatggggtgggttgATATTAGGAAGGGTAAggctggtgggagggggaggggagctgaAGGTGATCTGGAGGATGACTAG
- a CDS encoding hypothetical protein (EggNog:ENOG503P9AN) — protein MLSNESWPALQRKRGREEDLAEISPGGTLGFTEHRSKRLQALPLRTSPPSKRWAEPPRFHAPPTTFIIPSQPRTITPNSSDSEEPGHFAFAEEPEIVTVPTLQSPVNVSITMADMDMDMDMMDTAPEPNPNHLNAFQPEPLPSVTGRIPTPIHCSFAAQVRGQNWNEAHGALATTPEEPTSMAFDSNGMVDAAVAHDSNLTTNALAMADWNHIQNRRLPSPISETGGEDSPAMVLDSCCSPHPITTSPSGHLSHLTHEHPLLASMREQSPRPGSPNGGMEVESGSPSPKRGHARSRHTVNSWTAVPPGVKRSFSIGYRADCDKCRMKVPGHFNHIIIS, from the exons ATGTTGTCCAACGAGAGCTGGCCTGCGCTCCAGCGCaaaagggggagagaagaggacCTTGCCGAGATATCCCCTGGTGGTACGCTTGGCTTCACTGAACACAGGAGT AAACGCCTCCAAGCCCTTCCACTTAGGACGTCTCCCCCATCTAAGCGATGGGCCGAACCACCAAGATTCCATGcgccaccaacaacattCATCATCCCGAGCCAACCACGAACCATCACGCCAAACAGTTCGGATTCTGAGGAGCCAGGTCATTTTGCCTTCGCCGAGGAGCCAGAGATCGTCACAGTTCCGACCCTACAATCCCCGGTCAATGTTAGTATCACCATGGCAGACatggacatggacatggaCATGATGGACACCGCCCCCGAGCCAAACCCGAACCACCTCAACGCTTTCCAACCGGAGCCACTTCCCAGTGTCACCGGTCGCATCCCGACACCAATACATTGCAGCTTTGCAGCTCAGGTTCGAGGCCAAAACTGGAACGAGGCCCACGGTGCGCTGGCAACAACACCGGAAGAACCCACTTCCATGGCCTTTGACAGCAACGGCATGGTTGACGCTGCCGTGGCCCACGACTCAAATCTGACCACCAACGCTTTGGCAATGGCGGATTGGAATCACATCCAGAACCGCCGGCTGCCATCCCCGATCAGCGAAACCGGCGGTGAAGACAGCCCAGCCATGGTGCTTGATTCGTGCTGCTCCCCTCACCCTATCACCACGTCCCCGAGCGGACATCTCAGCCACTTGACGCACGAGCACCCGTTGCTGGCATCTATGAGGGAGCAATCTCCGCGACCGGGTTCACCAAATGGAGGAATGGAGGTGGAATCGGGCTCGCCATCACCGAAACGGGGGCACGCGAGGTCGAGACATACGGTCAATTCGTGGACCGCGGTGCCGCCGGGAGTGAAAAGGTCGTTCAGTATAGGGTACCGGGCGGATTGTGATAAGTGCAGGATGAAGGTGCCGGGGCATTTTAATCATATCATCATTTCTTAG
- a CDS encoding hypothetical protein (EggNog:ENOG503P5ZG), with product MKPIPLLSTIFLLLGIASASAPTFCKCTCFTNSTIIPLGPLHDNPPSPNPPPGFLSPRASSSSCTQCNRAFCLKYNLPICKDAEEKDVVTSCFQRDSNKDKIIVWGFILGTAGLLSWAGVKRVIDSRMERQRQERGNEGGGGIMGVIGGLVSGGNAPRGGNIGGGGLTRRGTGGGGGEGQGTYSPLGEGGGAR from the exons ATGAAGCCaatacccctcctctccaccatcttcctcctcctagGAATAGCCTCAGCCT CCGCCCCAACTTTCTGCAAATGCACCTGCTTCACAAAcagcaccatcatccccctcggccccctccacgacaaccccccctcccccaacccaccccccggcttcctctccccccgagcctcctcctcctcctgcaccCAATGCAACCGCGCCTTCTGCCTCAAATACAACCTACCCATCTGCAAAGACGccgaagaaaaagacgtCGTCACCTCCTGCTTCCAGCGCGACAGCAACAAGGACAAGATCATAGTCTGGGGTTTCATCCTCGGCACCGCCGGCCTGCTGAGCTGGGCGGGGGTAAAAAGGGTTATTGACTCGAGAATGGAAAGACAGAGGCAAGAACGTGGGaatgaggggggaggggggataatGGGGGTGataggggggttggtttccGGTGGGAATGCCCCGAGAGGGGGGAATattggtggaggggggctCACGAGGAGAGGtactggtggaggaggaggcgaagggCAGGGGACGTACAGTCctttgggggagggcggtggtgcacGATGA
- a CDS encoding hypothetical protein (COG:S; EggNog:ENOG503P2N0), translated as METASSSSTTTTNGSVNGMPAPYGRACTNCARAKCRCIYRTVGADCERCHRLRKECIPSVSVRKRNGKRTHVSRAAQLEAKLEDLVSLLRHQAGPGGTAPSPGEPSVASSTPAPSARSAASVAGDHSPHPVPVAVLPPQLPDCHPAHGKGRPTPVARGTLLGSVFEPQDVGPRSPTPPPVEPPAIPYCTYQPSPFEAADGLVTFRKYMLIFLPFVYLPSNMTEQRLRKTYPFLWFSIMTVTSKNADRRLVMSESIKKFIAQKMVMEHEKSLDLLFGLLVIMGWTHYHIKREKPILSLLASLAKSLVFDLGLNKVPSEPYISACLKTAFHPPPREKTMEERRAVLACFLLTSQISHSLKRLDALTWTSHMEESLQFLTQRHEWEGDDLLVAQVKIQLIVEQLNRATSQSIDNAPPSYYLSALHTQLTNVKTQLPSHLQQNDTILSHISYTELAIHEAAVAKPRISPTTTVPDLQRYAAMEACLNAIKDWFDRHFSIPSYVYIGMTFSYWCHMAHCLLSLYRLSVLDDPAWDRRAVRNKLDLLRICDQLKLGFEELSAKRRLDSGPTIEEDGFTKFNMMLRTMKSGWVAELAAIDGVDLNGGGHHSSSVEQYLDAGNANELNLPLFHAEDPEAWMAGLFDMNWDP; from the exons ATGGAGACagcatcgtcctcctcaacgacgacaactaACGGCTCGGTTAATGGGATGCCGGCCCCGTACGGGAGGGCTTGCACAAACTGTGCGAGGGCGAAGTGCAGGTGTATCTACCGGACCGTCGGTGCCGACTGTGAGAG ATGTCATCGGTTACGGAAAGAGTGCATCCCATCGGTCTCGGTCAGGAAGAGAAATGGCAAGCGTACCCATGTCTCCCGTGCCGCCCAGCTTGAGGCTAAGCTAGAGGACCTTGTATCTCTTCTCCGTCATCAGGCCGGACCGGGTGGCACGGCTCCTTCTCCAGGTGAGCCGTCTGTTGCTTCTAGCACACCGGCACCAAGTGCTCGTTCGGCGGCCAGTGTTGCGGGTGATCATTCACCACATCCGGTGCCAGTTGCTGTTTTGCCTCCCCAGCTACCAGATTGTCATCCGGCTCATGGAAAAGGCCGTCCAACGCCTGTCGCTCGCGGTACTCTCCTTGGCAGCGTATTTGAGCCTCAAGATGTGGGACCGcgctcaccaacccccccgccgGTCGAGCCGCCAGCCATACCGTATTGCACCTATCAGCCAAGTCCATTCGAGGCTGCTGATGGACTGGTGACGTTCAGAAAGTATATGTTGATCTTCCTCCCATTTGTATACCTGCCATCCAACATGACGGAGCAACGGCTTCGAAAAACATATCCCTTTTTGTGGTTCAGCATCATGACTGTCACCTCCAAGAACGCGGATCGACGTCTTGTGATGAGCGAGTCAATCAAGAAGTTCATTGCCCAGAAGATGGTCATGGAACATGAGAAGAGCTTAGACCTTCTTTTTGGCCTCTTGGTCATCATGGGCTG GACTCATTATCACATAAAGCGGGAAAAACCCATCCTTTCCCTTCTGGCATCGCTCGCAAAGTCATTAGTATTTGATCTTGGCTTGAACAAAGTTCCTAGTGAGCCGTACATTTCAGCGTGTTTGAAGACGGccttccaccctccaccaagAGAAAAGACGATGGAGGAACGACGAGCCGTGCTGGCGTGTTTCCTGCTCACATCTCAGATATCTCATTCCCTAAAGAGGCTGGACGCCCTAACCTGGACGTCTCACATGGAAGAAAGCTTACAGTTCCTTACCCAGCGGCACgagtgggaaggggatgatCTTTTGGTTGCTCAGGTCAAGATTCAACTCATCGTCGAGCAGCTCAACAGGGCCACATCACAGTCAATAGACAATGCGCCACCTTCGTACTATCTTTCGGCCCTCCACACTCAGCTTACCAACGTCAAGACCCAGCTCCCCAGTCATTTGCAACAAAACG ACACAATCCTCAGCCACATCTCCTACACCGAGCTCGCCATCCACGAAGCCGCCGTTGCCAAGCCCCGTatctccccaaccaccaccgtccccgaCCTCCAGCGCTACGCCGCCATGGAGGCCTGCCTCAACGCCATCAAAGACTGGTTCGACCGCCACTTCTCCATCCCGTCATACGTCTACATCGGCATGACGTTCAGCTACTGGTGCCACATGGCCCactgcctcctctccctctaccGGCTCTCCGTCCTCGACGACCCCGCCTGGGACCGCCGCGCCGTCCGCAACAAGCTCGACCTGCTACGGATCTGCGACCAGCTCAAGCTAGGCTTTGAGGAGCTCTCCGCCAAAAGAAGGCTAGACTCGGGCCCGACgatcgaggaggatgggttCACCAAGTTTAACATGATGCTGCGGACGATGAAGAGCGGGTGGGTGGCGGAGCTGGCGGCGATTGACGGGGTGGATCTGAACGGCGGGGGGCATCATTCGAGCTCGGTGGAACAGTACCTGGATGCGGGGAACGCGAATGAGCTGAACTTGCCGTTGTTTCATGCCGAGGATCCGGAGGcgtggatggcggggttgttcGATATGAATTGGGATCCTTAA
- a CDS encoding hypothetical protein (EggNog:ENOG503PYIH), producing the protein MKTGRLLLSVTVGVIARVDVVATVVRGRTVDPAIPPSNLPHEPIHHLSPRQDQEPDPPRRTTIITARTTITTRLSSRTPSPSSTTEDDDTTKTDDTQTTTSAVETSTTLSATETTSSAASASSSATGPPLPPSEEGSGLSPGTAAGIAAGAVAAVAFIALIIFLLWRKKKGGIRGAVVTADYPDTMNMVDNTKPQQYPEPTLPGDLSSRNGSVTNDEPFFHKDEYAFAAAGARRQSSFSPSQVGVAVGGSPGAGAGAVWGYQREGQQQYGAYLPPLPTQEQQKFAMVGSPGQEQQQQQQHIAFAQTSPGQPQQQFAYAPNQGYYQQQQQQQQYIPSSQVGDLDANGVPYRPVSAFTAYPSPGHPVLPVSPLTPHRQSLGMASQASPYYPPHPSQPSRPPQGPENVASPNLPNFMIPGGIKSRAMSFSASQPQYEGEARQEWAAPLPPVPAMPTAVALTSPPLSPLRRNPV; encoded by the exons ATGAAGACCGGTCGATTGCTACTTTCGGTTACTGTGGGCGTGATAGCACGTGTTGATGTAGTAgcgacggtggtgagggggaggacggTGGAT CCCGCTATCCCACCAAGCAACCTCCCCCACgaacccatccaccacctgtCTCCccgacaagaccaagaacCAGACCCCCCGCGAAGAACGACCATAATAACCGCCCgcacaaccatcaccacccgccTGTCCTCCCgaaccccatccccttcctccacaaCCGAAGATGACGATACGACAAAAACTGATGACACtcaaacaaccaccagcgCGGTAGAAACCTCCACAACACTCAGCGCAACagaaaccacctcctccgccgcaagcgcctcctcctccgcaactggaccaccccttcccccttcagAAGAGGGAAGCGGTCTATCCCCCGGCACAGCAGCCGGGATAGCAGCCGGGGCAGTCGCAGCCGTCGCTTTCAtcgccctcatcatcttcctcctctggcgCAAGAAAAAAGGCGGGATCCGCGGTGCAGTCGTCACGGCTGATTACCCTGACACGATGAACATGGTTGACAATACCAAGCCGCAGCAATACCCTGAACCGACCCTTCCAGGTGATCTCAGCAGTAGGAACGGTTCTGTCACAAACGATGAACCCTTCTTTCACAAAGACGAGTACGCATTCGCTGCCGCGGGCGCGAGGAGGCAGTCGAGTTTCTCTCCGTCGCAGGTTGGTGTAGCGGTGGGTGGGAGTCcgggggcaggggcaggggcagtATGGGGGTACCAACGGgaagggcagcagcagtatgGGGCTTACCTACCCCCCCTACCAACACAAGAACAACAGAAGTTTGCAATGGTAGGATCGCCGGgtcaagagcagcagcagcagcagcagcacattGCCTTTGCCCAGACTTCACCCGgccaaccccagcagcagtttGCTTATGCCCCGAATCAGGGATActaccaacagcagcagcagcagcagcagtacatcccctcctctcaaGTCGGTGACCTCGACGCAAACGGCGTGCCCTACCGCCCAGTAAGCGCCTTCACAGCTTATCCTTCCCCAGGGCACCCGGTCCTCCCGGTGTCGCCCCTGACGCCCCACCGGCAGTCGCTCGGTATGGCCTCACAGGCATCACCGTATTATCCGCCGCACCCATCACAGCCATCCCGACCACCACAGGGCCCAGAAAATGTTGCGAGCCCGAATCTACCCAACTTCATGATACCCGGGGGCATCAAGTCGAGAGCGATGAGTTTCAGCGCCTCACAGCCGCAGTATGAAGGGGAAGCAAGGCAAGAATGGGCagcaccactaccaccagTACCAGCAATGCCCACAGCCGTGGCTCTGACCTcaccccctctctctcccctaAGGAGAAACCCTGTATAG